The nucleotide sequence atggtccagctgctagaatcatttgttgattaagttgacaaagctatgcgtacacgtccgcttagtaggcccacaagtcagtcaccaaatctgacgggtcccagcggtcaacgggatgaatattttttttgcaaaacaaggaggcacttccttacgtgcgaagatacaaccggtgggtcccagctgtcaggtggaggaaacattttttcagcttaataaggaggaactttccttgcgcgcgaccatggacctcgtgggtcccagccgtcaggctctccacgtaaagtcctcttccgatgactcttgtttgttgatcacgccgcaccgaacgcaacgaggcgatggacgacggcgaggccccggacggggatgactcggagatgggaaaacgcggcagtggagtcatagattgagaggaggagaagggttataactggttctgttgcggcgtgaggctgtagtctgtggagaataacatgaggtgtcgaggggtggagggatagactggccggcggtggggtagcgcttcgcaacgatgcgtgctaagcagagctgctagccgccggaggccggaccaggcggtcccggtgacgctggaggaagaagacgagagattgaaggtgcatgccggccattggatatctctccctaataataaagcacggattgagtctccggATTCACCGTCGCGCATCTTTTGCATAAAAGTCCCTAGGTTTTGGCGTATCTAACCCGCAGTCCACCGAGTAAAAAACGATTCGCCAGGTAATTCACCCCCAATTTTCCGCTCTGCGCTGCCACCCCGATGACCGTGCCCAACCACCCGATTCCGCGCCTCTCGCCGGGAACCGCCGACGACGAGGGCCACGCCGGCGATCTCCCCTCAGCCCGCCCGCCTCCTCTTTCCTCtctgttctcctcctctctccgcCTCATGTTCAGCAGCGACCGCCCAAACTCGCCCCGATCCATGGCCATCTCCTTCCGCCCAGCACCAGTCCGTCATCGGTCGTCCGTGGCACGAGCGCGCGCCTCCTCTTCAACCTCCTCATCCCGCTCCACTCCTCCTGGACTGCCCACGTGCGCCTCCCGAGCCCCCATGGACGCCTTCTACGGAGCCGCGGTATTGACGGTTGACCGCCGCCATGACCGGCCTGGTGCGCAGCTCCCTATCACCATCCCCTGCGCCTCCTCCCGCGTCTCCCCGTATATGTATATATGCATTGCTTGTGCTTGCCACTAACTGAAACAAGCTTAGTCAGTTTCAACATTATTTATTCTGTGAAGAATGTATAGTGTATTTATTTCTTTCCTGCTCCGTCTCAGAGGAAGAAGAAAATATCTGAATTATGTGTTTGAGCTATGAGGAACGCCTGTTATATCATTTATTCTCCTACAAGACATCTTAGTAGCTTTTCTTCTTGAGGTTATATTAGAAATAGGTAACTAGCTTCATTTCGCGTAGGACATTCAAGAGTGAGTTGTTTTCTAAGGCTGGAAGGGAAGGAAGCAATGCAAGTGAGACACTTACATAATTCATTTGACCACTCTTCTTTTCTTCAGGTTCTTATTTGTCTCTTCTTTGGATGAACTTTCTGAACACAATCTGAAGCTTCCAAGAAGCAAATTCCATACTCTACTACTGACTTGCTTTCCGGTGTTCTGGTGAGAGAAAATTTAGAAGCCAAGTTGTGCTATAGGACATAGGTAAACCTGCTTATCTCATTTAACTTATGTTC is from Triticum aestivum cultivar Chinese Spring chromosome 3A, IWGSC CS RefSeq v2.1, whole genome shotgun sequence and encodes:
- the LOC123058390 gene encoding uncharacterized protein, with amino-acid sequence MTVPNHPIPRLSPGTADDEGHAGDLPSARPPPLSSLFSSSLRLMFSSDRPNSPRSMAISFRPAPVRHRSSVARARASSSTSSSRSTPPGLPTCASRAPMDAFYGAAVLTVDRRHDRPGSYLSLLWMNFLNTI